Proteins from a genomic interval of Lysobacter arenosi:
- a CDS encoding RNA polymerase sigma factor, translated as MTPDDRKLVEDVLGNVPGAFERLVREYQGLCWHIIQRMVRQPEDTRELCQEAFLRVHQCLHQYRGESALKSWIGQVAYSVAKRHLEKRRIAIADSGDDEDGLSLLDQVSDGFDLEGACADAEIAAGLHEEIEALPPLQRTLLTLYHLDEVPIVEIARITGLAEGTIKSHLFRSRARLRERLQARMGAIA; from the coding sequence CTGGGCAATGTGCCCGGCGCGTTCGAACGGCTCGTGCGCGAGTACCAGGGACTGTGCTGGCACATCATCCAGCGCATGGTCCGCCAGCCCGAGGACACCCGCGAGCTGTGCCAGGAGGCCTTCCTGCGCGTGCACCAGTGCCTGCACCAGTACCGTGGCGAGAGCGCGCTGAAGTCGTGGATCGGCCAGGTCGCCTATTCGGTGGCCAAGCGCCATCTGGAGAAGCGCCGCATCGCCATCGCCGACAGCGGTGACGACGAGGACGGCCTGTCGCTGCTCGACCAGGTCAGCGACGGCTTCGACCTGGAGGGTGCCTGCGCCGATGCCGAGATCGCCGCCGGCCTGCACGAGGAAATCGAGGCGCTGCCGCCCTTGCAGCGGACCTTGCTGACGCTGTATCACCTGGATGAAGTGCCCATCGTCGAGATCGCCCGGATCACCGGTCTCGCCGAAGGCACGATCAAGAGCCATCTGTTCCGGAGCCGGGCGCGCTTGCGTGAGCGCCTGCAGGCCCGGATGGGAGCCATCGCATGA
- a CDS encoding class I SAM-dependent methyltransferase has product MSAEGDDAALQALLLPFVDGVLTWPSTGGVLFLRARDGWPLHQRPLPGLVCEQSFKPEAEALERSGFTRVELGEEASDEGRYALVLVLPPRQRDEARALFARAVAHCAPGGRVVACLGNNEGAKSGETDLARIAGPVGTLSKHKCRVFWTAPLDGPADPELARQWRQADAPRAIADGRFLSRPGLFAWDRIDPASRLLVEQLPAGLSGEAADLGAGYGYLASELLARCPGISAVDLYEAEARGLGLARANLAPAASRAALGFHWHDVTRGLEKQYDVIVSNPPFHAQGRADRPDIGRAFISAAAQALRPRGQLWLVANRHLPYEEMLSVHFGDVRTVAQRDGFKVIAAVATPHAAPAAPAPAANRARSKGKARERNWK; this is encoded by the coding sequence ATGAGCGCTGAAGGCGACGACGCGGCCCTGCAAGCCCTGCTGCTCCCGTTCGTGGACGGCGTACTGACCTGGCCGAGCACCGGCGGCGTGCTGTTCCTGCGCGCGCGTGACGGCTGGCCGCTGCACCAGCGCCCGCTGCCTGGCCTGGTCTGCGAGCAGAGCTTCAAGCCCGAGGCCGAGGCGCTCGAGCGCTCCGGGTTCACTCGGGTGGAACTCGGTGAAGAGGCCAGCGACGAGGGCCGCTACGCGCTGGTGCTGGTATTGCCGCCGCGGCAGCGTGACGAGGCGCGGGCGTTGTTTGCGCGCGCCGTGGCGCACTGCGCACCGGGCGGTCGCGTGGTCGCCTGCCTGGGCAACAACGAAGGTGCAAAATCGGGAGAAACCGACCTTGCGCGCATCGCCGGCCCGGTCGGAACCCTCTCCAAGCACAAATGCCGCGTGTTCTGGACGGCGCCGCTGGACGGCCCGGCCGATCCGGAGCTGGCACGGCAATGGCGGCAGGCCGACGCGCCGCGCGCGATCGCAGATGGCCGCTTCCTCAGCCGCCCCGGCCTGTTTGCCTGGGACCGCATCGATCCGGCCTCGCGACTGCTGGTCGAACAACTGCCGGCCGGTCTGTCGGGCGAGGCCGCCGACCTGGGCGCCGGCTACGGTTACCTCGCCAGCGAGCTGCTGGCGCGATGCCCCGGCATCAGCGCGGTCGACCTGTACGAAGCCGAGGCGCGGGGGCTGGGGCTGGCCCGGGCCAATCTCGCCCCGGCGGCATCCCGGGCTGCGCTCGGATTCCATTGGCATGACGTGACCCGCGGCCTGGAAAAGCAATACGACGTGATCGTCAGCAATCCGCCCTTCCACGCGCAGGGTCGCGCCGACCGCCCCGACATCGGCCGCGCCTTCATCTCGGCGGCGGCGCAGGCACTGCGCCCGCGCGGCCAGCTGTGGCTCGTCGCCAATCGCCATCTTCCCTATGAGGAGATGCTCTCCGTGCACTTCGGCGACGTGCGCACGGTGGCGCAGCGCGACGGCTTCAAGGTGATCGCCGCCGTGGCCACGCCGCACGCGGCGCCGGCCGCGCCGGCGCCTGCCGCCAACAGGGCCAGGAGCAAGGGCAAGGCCCGCGAAAGGAACTGGAAATGA
- a CDS encoding RtcB family protein, which produces MNTQHDYELLHAPGSATPIKGWVRGVPVEDQARQQLRNIATLPFVGPWVAVMPDVHLGIGATVGSVVPTRGAIIPAAVGVDIGCGMAAVRTTLRADDLPDDLAQLRSSIERGVPVGNGPGGEHRRLPDSIESQLVQSQLMARLARIRERHPKIRPDKVERQTGTLGGGNHFIEICLDESDRVWVMLHSGSRGTGNMVGTYFIELARRQLEKRVLGFHLPDRDLAFFLEGEPLFDDYVEAVSWAQDYARANREAMMARVLHEMRHRLPKFQLDAQAVNCHHNYVQREQHYGESLLVTRKGAVSAREGELGIIPGSMGARSFIVRGKGNADSFHSCSHGAGRVMSRTAARAQITLKQHREATAHVECRKDAGVIDESPAAYKDIEAVMAAQGALVEVVHTLRQVVCVKG; this is translated from the coding sequence ATGAACACGCAACACGATTACGAACTGCTGCACGCGCCCGGGTCGGCGACGCCGATCAAGGGCTGGGTGCGCGGCGTGCCGGTCGAGGACCAGGCGCGCCAGCAGCTGCGCAACATCGCCACCCTGCCCTTCGTCGGGCCGTGGGTCGCGGTGATGCCCGACGTCCACCTGGGCATCGGCGCCACCGTCGGCTCGGTCGTGCCCACGCGCGGCGCCATCATCCCGGCCGCGGTCGGCGTCGACATCGGCTGCGGCATGGCCGCGGTGCGGACCACGCTGCGCGCCGACGACCTGCCCGACGACTTGGCCCAGCTGCGCAGCTCGATCGAGCGCGGTGTGCCGGTCGGCAACGGTCCCGGTGGTGAACACCGCCGCCTGCCCGACAGCATCGAAAGCCAGCTGGTGCAGTCGCAGCTGATGGCGCGGCTGGCGCGGATCCGCGAGCGTCACCCGAAGATCCGTCCCGACAAGGTCGAACGCCAGACCGGAACGCTCGGCGGTGGCAACCACTTCATCGAGATCTGCCTGGACGAGTCCGATCGGGTGTGGGTGATGCTCCACTCCGGTTCGCGCGGCACCGGCAACATGGTCGGCACGTACTTCATCGAGCTGGCACGCCGCCAGCTGGAGAAGCGCGTGCTGGGCTTCCACTTGCCGGACCGCGACCTGGCGTTCTTCCTCGAGGGCGAGCCGCTGTTCGACGATTACGTCGAGGCGGTGTCGTGGGCACAGGACTACGCCCGCGCCAACCGCGAGGCGATGATGGCGCGGGTGCTGCACGAGATGCGCCATCGCCTGCCGAAGTTCCAGCTCGATGCGCAGGCGGTCAACTGCCACCACAACTACGTGCAGCGCGAGCAGCACTACGGCGAGTCGTTGCTGGTCACCCGCAAGGGTGCGGTCAGCGCGCGCGAGGGCGAGCTGGGGATCATTCCCGGCAGCATGGGCGCGCGCAGCTTCATCGTTCGCGGCAAGGGCAACGCCGACAGCTTCCACAGCTGCAGCCACGGAGCCGGCCGCGTCATGAGCCGTACTGCCGCGCGTGCGCAGATCACCCTCAAGCAGCACCGTGAGGCGACGGCGCACGTGGAGTGCCGCAAGGACGCGGGCGTGATCGACGAGTCGCCGGCCGCCTACAAGGACATCGAGGCGGTGATGGCGGCGCAGGGCGCGCTGGTGGAAGTGGTGCACACGTTGCGGCAGGTGGTGTGCGTGAAGGGATAA
- a CDS encoding arylesterase gives MLALAFAAPALAQSAARATPATAPARTVLVMGDSLSAGYGLAASQGWVALTADRVAKDRPGWRVINASISGETTAGGASRIGGEIKRTKPAVVVIELGANDGLRGLPLAQSRTNLERMIRASKDTGAKVLLIGMRMPPNLGREYTQGFADNYSSLAKQYEVSLLPFLLEPIALDRNAFQADNLHPVASAQPKLRDHVWTKLAPLLK, from the coding sequence GTGCTGGCCCTGGCCTTCGCGGCGCCAGCATTGGCACAGTCGGCCGCGCGCGCCACGCCGGCGACGGCACCGGCACGCACGGTTCTGGTCATGGGCGATTCACTCTCGGCCGGCTACGGCCTGGCCGCATCGCAGGGCTGGGTGGCGCTTACCGCCGATCGCGTCGCCAAGGATCGACCGGGCTGGCGGGTCATCAATGCCAGCATCAGCGGCGAGACCACGGCGGGCGGTGCGTCCCGCATCGGCGGCGAGATCAAGCGCACGAAACCGGCGGTGGTGGTGATCGAGCTGGGCGCCAATGACGGCCTGCGCGGCCTGCCACTCGCGCAGTCGCGCACGAACCTGGAGCGCATGATCCGCGCTTCGAAGGACACTGGCGCGAAGGTGCTGCTGATCGGCATGCGCATGCCGCCCAACCTCGGGCGCGAGTACACGCAGGGTTTCGCCGACAACTACAGTTCGCTGGCGAAGCAGTACGAGGTGTCGCTTCTTCCCTTCCTGCTCGAGCCGATCGCGCTGGACCGCAATGCATTCCAGGCCGACAATCTGCATCCGGTGGCGAGTGCGCAACCGAAGCTTCGCGACCATGTGTGGACGAAGCTGGCACCGTTGTTGAAGTAG
- a CDS encoding ABC transporter permease — translation MRQIGLAWRQLRRDLAAGDVRILIAALVLAVLAVTAVGFVTDRAERALAIEANRLLGGDAVVRADTPITGVVREAANDPQLQQTQTQELQTMIRVGERLQLGDLRGLGQGFPLRGSFRIADASGVERDAGAVPAKGTIWMSRAGADTLGARLGDEIAIGDAQFRLAALVMQEPDAALDYFNVAPKVFLNLTDVPSTGLVQEGSRIRYRLVIAGPAAAVEQFVARARPALGRGQRLETIADARPEIRSALDRAGRFLGLAALVSVVLAAVAVAMAARRHSERHLSGTAVMRCLGASQRTLVAIQVGELVMLGLIASTVGVLLAFGLQWLIGGWLEQALKLSIPPAGLLPALQGYGVGLIVLLAFGAPPVLALRRVPALRVLRRDLDPTEPSAWLVTIAGFAGLAALLWWKAGSAALGLSMLLGIAATLVVLALLAWLLILVVRRVRSRLRGSLRYGLANVSRRAGASIAQVSALGLGLMALLLLTFVRTDLLDRWQVALSADAPNRFIVNVQDDQEGDVRAFIAQQGVAEPTLYPMIRGRLVSHNGKAVTGADYEEQGERAQRLAEREFNLSVTDHLRDDNRVTSGTFWGKRKPAQPEVSVEEDFAERLGWKIGDRIAFDIAGQPFAAKITSLRSVDWESFRPNFFVVASPGSLESFPASYITAVSVPPARTRFTADLVERFPNLSVIDIDAVLKQVRSTADQVSTVVEVVFVFSLAAGLLVLMAAVSASQDERLLEGGVMRAIGGSRRQLRLAQASEFAAIGLLSGLTAAIAASVLAGVIATRVFDLPSKTDWRLAAAGAAVGVLAALLAGMFATRRVLDAPPSVTLRELQD, via the coding sequence ATGAGACAGATCGGGCTGGCCTGGCGGCAACTTCGCCGCGACCTCGCCGCCGGCGATGTCCGCATCCTGATCGCTGCGCTCGTGCTGGCAGTGCTGGCGGTAACCGCGGTCGGTTTCGTCACCGACCGCGCGGAACGCGCGTTGGCGATCGAAGCCAACCGCCTGCTCGGCGGCGACGCCGTGGTGCGCGCCGACACGCCGATCACCGGCGTCGTGCGCGAGGCGGCCAACGATCCGCAATTGCAGCAGACCCAGACGCAGGAACTGCAGACGATGATCCGCGTCGGCGAGCGCCTGCAGCTCGGCGACCTGCGCGGCCTCGGTCAGGGCTTCCCGCTGCGCGGCAGTTTCCGCATCGCCGACGCCAGTGGCGTCGAGCGCGATGCCGGTGCGGTGCCCGCCAAGGGCACCATCTGGATGAGCCGCGCCGGTGCCGACACCCTCGGTGCCCGCCTCGGTGACGAGATCGCCATCGGCGATGCGCAGTTCAGGCTCGCCGCGCTGGTGATGCAGGAACCCGACGCCGCGCTCGATTACTTCAACGTCGCGCCCAAGGTGTTCCTCAACCTGACCGACGTGCCGTCGACCGGCCTGGTGCAGGAAGGCAGCCGCATCCGCTACCGGCTGGTCATCGCCGGCCCCGCCGCGGCGGTCGAGCAATTCGTCGCCCGCGCGCGCCCGGCACTGGGTCGCGGCCAGCGCCTGGAGACCATCGCCGATGCGCGCCCGGAGATCCGCTCCGCGCTTGATCGCGCAGGCCGCTTCCTTGGCCTGGCCGCGCTGGTATCGGTGGTGCTGGCGGCGGTCGCGGTGGCGATGGCGGCGCGCCGGCACAGCGAACGTCATCTGTCTGGCACCGCGGTGATGCGTTGCCTGGGCGCCAGCCAGCGCACGCTGGTCGCGATCCAGGTCGGCGAACTGGTGATGCTGGGCCTGATCGCGAGCACGGTCGGCGTGCTGCTCGCCTTCGGCCTGCAATGGCTGATCGGTGGCTGGCTGGAGCAGGCGCTGAAGCTGTCGATTCCACCGGCGGGGCTGCTGCCGGCATTGCAGGGTTATGGCGTCGGCCTGATCGTGCTGCTCGCATTCGGTGCGCCGCCGGTGCTGGCGCTGCGTCGCGTGCCGGCGTTGCGCGTGCTGCGGCGCGACCTCGACCCGACCGAGCCGAGCGCGTGGCTGGTCACCATTGCCGGTTTCGCCGGCCTCGCCGCGCTGTTGTGGTGGAAGGCCGGTTCGGCCGCGCTCGGGCTGTCGATGCTGCTCGGCATCGCGGCGACGCTGGTCGTGCTCGCGCTGCTGGCGTGGCTGCTGATCCTCGTCGTTCGCCGCGTCCGCTCACGCCTGCGCGGCAGCCTGCGCTACGGCCTGGCCAACGTCAGCCGTCGCGCCGGCGCCAGCATCGCCCAAGTGTCGGCGCTGGGACTGGGGTTGATGGCGCTGCTGCTGCTCACCTTTGTCCGCACCGACCTGCTCGATCGCTGGCAGGTGGCGCTGTCGGCCGATGCACCCAACCGTTTCATCGTCAACGTCCAGGACGACCAGGAAGGCGATGTGCGCGCCTTCATCGCCCAGCAGGGCGTCGCCGAACCGACGCTGTACCCGATGATCCGTGGCCGTCTCGTCTCGCATAACGGCAAGGCGGTCACCGGCGCCGATTACGAGGAGCAGGGCGAACGCGCGCAGCGCCTGGCCGAGCGCGAGTTCAACCTCTCGGTCACCGATCACCTGCGCGATGACAATCGCGTCACCTCCGGCACCTTCTGGGGCAAGCGCAAGCCTGCGCAGCCGGAAGTGTCGGTGGAAGAGGACTTCGCGGAGAGGCTGGGCTGGAAGATCGGCGACCGCATCGCCTTCGACATCGCCGGACAACCATTCGCAGCGAAGATCACCAGCCTGCGCAGCGTCGACTGGGAAAGCTTCCGGCCGAACTTCTTCGTCGTCGCTTCGCCCGGTTCGCTCGAGAGCTTCCCGGCCAGCTACATCACCGCCGTCAGCGTGCCGCCGGCACGCACGCGCTTTACCGCCGACCTGGTCGAGCGTTTCCCGAATCTGTCGGTGATCGACATCGACGCCGTACTCAAGCAGGTGCGCAGCACTGCCGACCAAGTGTCGACCGTGGTCGAGGTGGTGTTCGTGTTCTCGCTGGCAGCGGGTCTGCTGGTGTTGATGGCGGCGGTCAGCGCCAGCCAGGACGAGCGCCTGCTCGAGGGCGGCGTGATGCGCGCCATCGGTGGCAGTCGCCGCCAGCTGCGCCTGGCGCAGGCGTCGGAGTTTGCTGCGATCGGGTTGCTGTCAGGCCTGACGGCCGCGATCGCCGCATCGGTCCTGGCCGGCGTGATCGCCACGCGCGTGTTCGACCTGCCCTCGAAGACCGACTGGCGCCTGGCCGCGGCCGGTGCCGCCGTGGGCGTGCTGGCGGCATTGCTGGCGGGCATGTTCGCGACCCGGCGCGTGCTCGATGCGCCGCCGTCGGTGACGCTGCGGGAGTTGCAGGACTGA
- a CDS encoding ABC transporter ATP-binding protein, which yields MADSMELRAAPPATASATLQVEGLGKRVMLPSGELLILEDVGFEIARGDTVAIVGASGSGKSTLLSLLAGLDTPSTGRVTLDGEVLSTLDEDGRARVRGEKVGFVFQNFQLLPSLTAIENVMLPLELRGDREVESAARTILEKVGLAQRLGHYPRQLSGGEQQRVALARAFVTRPGLLFADEPTGNLDTHTGQAIIELLFELNADTGTTLVLVTHDEHLASRCSRMLRLDSGRLVAS from the coding sequence ATGGCCGATTCAATGGAACTGCGCGCCGCTCCACCGGCCACGGCTTCGGCCACCCTTCAGGTCGAAGGCTTGGGCAAGCGCGTGATGCTGCCGTCGGGCGAGCTGCTCATCCTCGAGGACGTCGGCTTCGAGATCGCGCGTGGCGACACGGTGGCGATAGTGGGAGCCTCCGGTTCGGGCAAGAGCACGTTGCTGTCGCTGCTGGCCGGACTCGATACCCCCAGCACCGGTCGGGTGACGCTCGACGGTGAAGTCCTCTCCACGCTCGACGAGGACGGCCGTGCGCGAGTGCGCGGCGAGAAGGTCGGCTTCGTCTTCCAGAACTTCCAGCTGCTGCCCTCGCTGACCGCAATCGAGAACGTGATGCTGCCGCTGGAGCTGCGCGGTGACCGCGAGGTCGAGTCGGCCGCGCGCACGATCCTGGAGAAGGTCGGCCTGGCCCAGCGCCTGGGGCATTACCCGCGGCAGCTGTCCGGTGGCGAGCAGCAGCGCGTCGCACTGGCGCGCGCCTTCGTGACCCGCCCCGGCCTGCTGTTCGCCGACGAACCCACCGGCAATCTCGACACCCATACCGGCCAGGCGATCATCGAGCTGCTGTTCGAACTCAATGCCGATACCGGCACCACGCTGGTGCTCGTGACCCACGACGAACACCTGGCCTCGCGCTGCAGCCGCATGCTGCGCCTCGACAGCGGTCGACTGGTGGCGTCATGA
- a CDS encoding slipin family protein → MFWTKRVVIGDGERGLVYRNRQFEGVLAPGVYRWLDPFARVEVNVHNIARSEYSGNDTDVLVAALGDRLPENFVLANLGMNEVGLVLKNGKLEDVLAPGSRKLYWKELVAIEVQAVSIDESLQVDAGVARRLRQLGSLERVAVSLVVPEESAGLVFVDGKLQRTLGAGAYAFWNFQKNVGVETIELRVQSLEVSGQELLTRDKVSLRVNLAASIRVTDPVAARTRVAKYGDYVYRELQYGLRKAISAKTLDELLGDKASLDADIFGYVRGQVGELGVEVLGVGVKDVILPGEMKDILNSVVQAEKSAQANVIRRREEANATRSLLNTARLIEESPVLMRLKELEALEKVTEKIDKLTVFGGLDGVLKQLVSIKQ, encoded by the coding sequence ATGTTCTGGACCAAGAGGGTCGTGATCGGAGACGGCGAGCGCGGCCTGGTGTATCGCAACCGTCAATTTGAAGGCGTGCTCGCGCCGGGCGTGTACCGCTGGCTCGACCCGTTTGCGCGGGTCGAGGTCAACGTGCACAACATCGCCCGCAGCGAGTACAGCGGCAATGACACCGACGTGCTGGTCGCGGCGCTCGGCGACAGGCTGCCGGAGAACTTCGTCCTGGCCAACCTCGGCATGAACGAGGTCGGCCTGGTGCTGAAGAACGGCAAGCTCGAGGACGTCCTCGCACCGGGCAGCCGCAAGCTGTACTGGAAGGAGCTGGTCGCGATCGAGGTGCAGGCGGTGTCGATCGACGAAAGCCTGCAGGTCGATGCCGGCGTCGCCAGGCGCCTGCGTCAGCTCGGCTCGCTCGAGCGTGTCGCGGTGTCGCTGGTCGTGCCGGAAGAGTCGGCCGGCCTGGTGTTCGTCGACGGCAAGCTGCAGCGCACGCTGGGCGCCGGTGCCTACGCCTTCTGGAACTTCCAGAAGAACGTCGGCGTCGAGACCATCGAGCTGCGCGTGCAGTCGCTGGAGGTGTCGGGCCAGGAGTTGCTGACCCGCGACAAGGTCAGCCTGCGCGTCAACCTCGCCGCCAGCATCCGCGTCACCGACCCGGTGGCCGCGCGTACCAGGGTCGCCAAGTACGGCGACTACGTGTACCGCGAGCTGCAGTACGGCCTGCGCAAGGCGATTTCCGCCAAGACGCTGGACGAACTGCTCGGCGACAAGGCCTCGCTCGACGCCGACATCTTCGGCTACGTGCGCGGCCAGGTCGGCGAGCTCGGCGTCGAGGTGCTCGGCGTCGGCGTCAAGGACGTGATCCTGCCGGGCGAGATGAAGGACATCCTCAACTCGGTCGTGCAGGCGGAGAAGTCGGCCCAGGCCAACGTGATCCGTCGTCGCGAGGAGGCGAACGCCACGCGTTCCCTGCTCAACACCGCGCGCCTGATCGAGGAGAGCCCGGTGCTGATGCGCCTCAAGGAGTTGGAGGCGCTGGAGAAGGTGACCGAGAAGATCGACAAGCTGACGGTGTTCGGTGGCCTGGATGGCGTGCTGAAGCAGTTGGTGAGCATCAAGCAGTAA
- a CDS encoding aminopeptidase: MNRSLVAAALAVAVCTALAACQKQPAEGAAAPATPATAATAATPATAAVAAVPKPSATELEQLAERLVTQSAAVKEGEVVLISGRSQDAELIENIAVQVRKLGAFPLVTYGSDRMSRRMFFDVSDKYDSQTDKLGLELADIADVAIGLNNGTSENLFEGADPKRMAARGKSDEAVSQAFLNEGVRIVEVGNNLYPTPWRAERYGMTEAQLADAFWKGLNIDYAQLQTRGEQIKAAIAAGNELHITNPNGTDLKLQVKDRRVLVSDGIISPDDQKAGGPSLAAFLPAGEVYTTPVPGTAAGKVVHTRTYFRGKPIDNLTLTIADGKITSMTGDGPGYGDFKAEYDAVEDPRKDQFAFVDFGINPNVTLPANSTVGTWVPAGAVTVGTGSNTWAGGDNSVPYGVIAFLPGSTVTLDGKPIVEKGVLKL; this comes from the coding sequence ATGAACCGTTCCCTCGTCGCCGCCGCGCTCGCGGTTGCTGTCTGCACCGCGCTTGCGGCCTGCCAGAAGCAGCCCGCGGAAGGGGCCGCCGCGCCGGCCACTCCGGCCACTGCAGCCACCGCCGCCACGCCTGCCACCGCCGCGGTGGCGGCAGTACCCAAGCCTTCGGCGACCGAGCTCGAACAGCTCGCCGAGCGCCTGGTCACCCAGTCGGCCGCGGTCAAGGAAGGCGAGGTCGTGCTCATCAGCGGCCGCTCGCAGGATGCCGAACTGATCGAGAACATCGCCGTGCAGGTGCGCAAGCTCGGCGCCTTCCCGCTGGTGACCTATGGCAGCGACCGCATGTCGCGGCGGATGTTCTTCGACGTGTCGGACAAGTACGACTCGCAGACCGACAAGCTCGGTCTGGAACTGGCCGACATCGCCGATGTCGCGATCGGCCTGAACAACGGCACCAGCGAGAACCTGTTCGAAGGTGCCGACCCCAAGCGGATGGCCGCCCGGGGCAAGTCCGACGAGGCAGTCAGCCAGGCCTTCCTCAACGAAGGCGTGCGGATCGTGGAGGTGGGCAACAACCTCTATCCCACACCATGGCGCGCCGAACGCTACGGCATGACCGAAGCGCAATTGGCCGATGCGTTCTGGAAGGGACTCAACATCGACTATGCGCAGCTGCAGACCCGTGGTGAGCAGATCAAGGCGGCGATCGCGGCTGGTAACGAGCTGCACATCACCAACCCCAACGGCACCGACCTGAAGCTGCAGGTGAAGGATCGCCGCGTGCTGGTCAGCGACGGCATCATTTCGCCTGACGACCAGAAGGCGGGCGGGCCATCGCTGGCGGCGTTCCTGCCGGCCGGCGAGGTCTACACGACGCCTGTGCCGGGCACAGCGGCGGGCAAGGTCGTGCACACGCGCACTTACTTCCGCGGCAAGCCCATCGACAACCTGACCTTGACCATCGCGGACGGCAAGATCACCTCGATGACCGGCGACGGCCCGGGGTACGGCGACTTCAAGGCCGAGTACGACGCGGTCGAAGATCCCCGCAAGGACCAGTTCGCCTTCGTCGACTTCGGCATCAATCCGAATGTCACGCTCCCGGCCAACAGCACGGTCGGCACGTGGGTGCCTGCCGGTGCGGTCACGGTGGGCACGGGCAGCAACACCTGGGCCGGCGGCGACAACTCGGTGCCGTATGGCGTCATCGCGTTCCTGCCCGGCAGCACGGTCACGCTGGACGGCAAGCCCATCGTCGAGAAGGGCGTGCTGAAGCTCTGA
- a CDS encoding pseudouridine synthase — MKLVKLIANLGYGSRKDVSSMFREGRITDPSGEVLYADDKVGHYAIRIDGEPLDPPAGLTLMLHKPTGYTCSTKDPGRVIYDLLPPRFRLRSPILSSVGRLDRETSGMLLMTDDGALLHRIVSPKARLAKVYETTLAQDLRGDEGALFASGTLVLESEDTPLAPAQLQVNDPRHAALTLTEGRYHQVRRMFAATGNHVEALHRSRIGGLALDDLPAGQWRLLDEGDIARLFGAAA, encoded by the coding sequence ATGAAGCTGGTCAAGCTGATCGCCAATCTCGGATACGGCAGTCGCAAGGACGTCAGCTCGATGTTCCGCGAGGGGCGCATCACCGATCCGTCCGGCGAGGTGCTCTACGCCGACGACAAGGTCGGCCACTATGCGATCCGCATCGACGGCGAGCCGCTGGATCCGCCCGCCGGTCTGACCCTGATGCTGCACAAGCCGACCGGATACACCTGTTCGACCAAGGATCCCGGTCGCGTCATCTACGACCTGCTGCCGCCGCGGTTCCGCCTGCGCTCACCAATCCTGTCGAGCGTCGGCCGGCTCGACCGCGAGACGTCCGGCATGCTGCTGATGACAGACGACGGCGCATTGCTGCACCGGATCGTCTCGCCCAAGGCGCGGCTGGCGAAGGTGTACGAGACCACGCTGGCGCAGGACCTGCGCGGCGACGAGGGCGCATTGTTCGCCAGCGGCACGCTGGTGCTCGAGTCCGAAGACACGCCGCTGGCGCCGGCGCAGCTGCAGGTCAACGATCCGCGCCATGCCGCGCTGACCCTGACCGAAGGCCGCTACCACCAGGTGCGGCGCATGTTCGCCGCGACCGGCAACCATGTCGAAGCGCTGCATCGCAGCCGCATCGGCGGGCTCGCACTGGACGACTTGCCGGCCGGGCAGTGGCGCCTGCTCGATGAGGGCGACATCGCGCGCCTGTTCGGAGCGGCGGCATGA
- a CDS encoding HAD family hydrolase translates to MSLLTPVQFSPVAVLFDMDGLMIESERALLQCWRETADELGLQFEDSLWLSFVGQSDRACHELLRTRLDEDQLQALLQGCRTRYDTHVEAGLPLKPGLLELLELLSLRGIPRAVVTSTRRERAMQKLELCGLLPHFVTVITGSDVVHSKPAPDIYLLAAERLGVAPAHCVVLEDSVPGVRAALAAGMTPIQVPDLVVPDETARALGHRIVDSLVQARTLIEPALR, encoded by the coding sequence ATGAGCCTGCTGACGCCGGTGCAGTTCAGCCCGGTCGCGGTCCTGTTCGACATGGACGGGCTGATGATCGAGAGCGAGCGCGCCCTGCTGCAATGCTGGCGCGAGACCGCGGACGAACTGGGGCTGCAGTTCGAGGATTCGCTGTGGCTGTCGTTCGTCGGCCAGTCCGATCGCGCCTGCCACGAGCTGCTGCGCACGCGCCTTGACGAAGACCAGCTTCAGGCCTTGCTGCAAGGTTGCCGCACACGCTACGACACCCACGTCGAAGCGGGCCTGCCGCTCAAGCCCGGCCTGCTCGAACTGCTGGAACTGCTGTCGCTGCGCGGCATCCCGCGCGCCGTGGTCACCTCGACCCGGCGCGAGCGCGCGATGCAGAAGCTCGAACTGTGCGGCCTGCTGCCGCACTTCGTCACAGTCATCACCGGCAGCGACGTCGTCCACTCCAAGCCGGCGCCGGACATCTATCTGCTGGCGGCGGAGCGACTGGGTGTGGCGCCGGCGCATTGCGTGGTGCTGGAAGATTCGGTGCCTGGTGTACGCGCCGCGCTGGCCGCGGGCATGACGCCGATCCAGGTGCCGGACCTGGTGGTGCCGGACGAAACCGCCCGCGCGCTGGGGCATCGCATCGTCGACTCGCTGGTGCAGGCGCGCACGCTGATCGAACCGGCGTTGCGCTGA